A window of the Motilibacter rhizosphaerae genome harbors these coding sequences:
- the mshD gene encoding mycothiol synthase produces MVSPAAELTVAPALTAAEVAEVLALAAAASRADRVAPLGEHVELHLRHGGDPRERHLLARTPAGVLVGYAHLDPTDPVAGPAAELVVAPDARRQGVGAALLHRLLELSAGRLRLWAHGSRPGAAALAASAGLTRSRELLQLRRPLVPPLPEVVVPEGLLLRTFVPGRDDEAWVALNAEVFATHPEQGRITLADLHQRMAEPWFDPSGFFLAERAGELLGYGWAKVHGEGHPALGELYVLGVSAAARGLGLGRTLTTAVLQHVAARGVPTAMLYADADNTPALRVYTGLGFTVWASDTMFSTVATG; encoded by the coding sequence GTGGTCTCCCCTGCTGCCGAGCTGACCGTCGCTCCCGCCCTGACCGCGGCCGAGGTCGCCGAGGTCCTCGCCCTCGCCGCTGCCGCCTCGAGGGCCGACCGCGTGGCCCCGCTCGGCGAGCACGTGGAGCTGCACCTGCGGCACGGTGGCGACCCGCGCGAGCGGCACCTGCTGGCCCGTACGCCGGCCGGGGTGCTCGTCGGCTACGCGCACCTCGACCCGACCGACCCCGTCGCCGGGCCCGCCGCGGAGCTGGTCGTCGCCCCCGACGCGCGGCGGCAGGGGGTCGGCGCCGCCCTGCTGCACCGGCTGCTCGAGCTCAGTGCTGGACGGCTGCGGCTGTGGGCGCACGGTTCCCGCCCCGGTGCGGCCGCGCTCGCCGCGTCCGCGGGGCTCACCCGCTCCCGCGAGCTGCTGCAGCTGCGCCGCCCGCTCGTACCGCCGCTGCCCGAGGTGGTGGTGCCGGAAGGGCTGCTGCTACGCACGTTCGTGCCCGGGCGCGATGACGAGGCCTGGGTCGCGCTCAACGCCGAGGTCTTCGCCACGCACCCCGAGCAGGGCCGCATCACCCTGGCCGACCTGCACCAGCGCATGGCCGAGCCCTGGTTCGACCCCAGCGGCTTCTTCCTCGCCGAGCGCGCCGGGGAGCTGCTGGGCTACGGCTGGGCCAAGGTGCACGGCGAGGGCCACCCCGCGCTGGGCGAGCTCTACGTCCTCGGGGTGAGCGCGGCGGCCCGCGGGCTGGGTCTCGGCCGCACGCTCACGACGGCCGTGCTGCAGCACGTGGCCGCCCGCGGCGTCCCGACCGCGATGCTGTACGCCGACGCCGACAACACCCCTGCGCTGCGGGTCTACACGGGGCTGGGCTTCACCGTCTGGGCCAGCGACACGATGTTCTCGACGGTCGCGACCGGCTGA
- a CDS encoding bifunctional metallophosphatase/5'-nucleotidase — translation MTRRARYLPLRPLAVAAGAALCLGGALAAPASAVSIKTQPLQHVQLLAINDLHGNLQPPSGGITTGTDANGKPVVTPAGGFAYLSTHLQQLRAGHKDTLTVASGDDIGASPLLSAAFHDEPTIEAMNAAGVAVSAVGNHEFDEGVNELLRIQKGGCIRDGAGADNQNSCPDWDNGGKKFRGAQFDYLAANVVYTKTGQPILAATAVKRFSQHLRVGFIGVVTKTTPSIVTASGVQGLDFLDEAQVINTYAAKLQAQGVQAIVALIHEGGAQTGPYNGCQGLSEPIVSINAAVSPAVDLLLTGHSHAAYNCRLTDPAGNPRLVTQAANYGKLITDVDLVIDRKTGDVDRQATTANNVIVTRDVAPDPKITSIIDKYTTYLGPLAGRVLGTIGSDLTRTQGANGESQLGDILADAAREDASVAGRGPVQIGFINPGGIRDDLLLGDGQVTYGEAFSVQPFSNYVVSKTLTGDQVKTVLEQQFDNPLGGQTRFLGVSGLTYSWSASAPAGAHVSDIRVGGVPIDPAGTYRVAGNNFLLEGGDNFKAFKLGTDPLYGGIDIDAFAAYLSAHSPVAAPALDRVTRLP, via the coding sequence ATGACACGCCGCGCGAGGTACCTCCCCCTTCGTCCCCTGGCGGTCGCGGCCGGCGCCGCGCTCTGCCTCGGCGGTGCGCTCGCCGCGCCCGCTTCCGCCGTCTCCATCAAGACCCAGCCGCTGCAGCACGTGCAGCTGCTCGCCATCAACGACCTGCACGGCAACCTCCAGCCGCCGAGCGGGGGCATCACGACCGGGACCGACGCGAACGGCAAGCCGGTCGTCACGCCCGCGGGCGGCTTCGCCTACCTCTCCACCCACCTGCAGCAGCTGCGCGCGGGCCACAAGGACACGTTGACCGTCGCGTCGGGCGACGACATCGGTGCCTCCCCGCTGCTGTCCGCCGCCTTCCACGACGAGCCCACGATCGAGGCCATGAACGCGGCCGGCGTCGCGGTGTCCGCGGTCGGCAACCACGAGTTCGACGAGGGCGTCAACGAGCTGCTGCGCATCCAGAAGGGCGGCTGCATCCGCGACGGCGCGGGCGCGGACAACCAGAACAGCTGCCCCGACTGGGACAACGGCGGCAAGAAGTTCCGCGGCGCGCAGTTCGACTACCTCGCCGCGAACGTCGTCTACACGAAGACCGGCCAGCCGATCCTCGCGGCCACGGCGGTCAAGCGCTTCTCGCAGCACCTGCGCGTCGGCTTCATCGGCGTCGTCACCAAGACGACGCCCTCGATCGTGACGGCGTCCGGCGTGCAGGGCCTCGACTTCCTCGACGAGGCGCAGGTCATCAACACGTACGCCGCCAAGCTGCAGGCGCAGGGCGTCCAGGCCATCGTGGCGCTCATCCACGAGGGCGGGGCGCAGACCGGCCCGTACAACGGCTGCCAGGGGCTCTCGGAGCCGATCGTGTCGATCAACGCGGCTGTCAGCCCGGCCGTCGACCTGCTGCTCACGGGGCACAGCCACGCGGCCTACAACTGCCGGCTGACCGACCCGGCCGGCAACCCGCGGCTCGTCACGCAGGCGGCGAACTACGGCAAGCTCATCACCGACGTCGACCTCGTCATCGACCGCAAGACCGGTGACGTCGACCGGCAGGCGACGACCGCCAACAACGTCATCGTCACCCGGGACGTCGCGCCCGACCCGAAGATCACCTCGATCATCGACAAGTACACGACCTACCTCGGGCCGCTGGCGGGCCGCGTGCTCGGCACCATCGGCTCGGACCTCACCCGTACCCAGGGCGCCAACGGGGAGAGTCAGCTCGGCGACATCCTCGCCGACGCCGCACGCGAGGACGCCTCGGTGGCCGGCAGGGGTCCGGTGCAGATCGGCTTCATCAACCCCGGCGGCATCCGCGACGACCTGCTGCTCGGCGACGGCCAGGTGACCTACGGCGAGGCGTTCAGCGTGCAGCCGTTCAGCAACTACGTCGTGTCCAAGACGCTCACGGGCGACCAGGTCAAGACCGTGCTCGAGCAGCAGTTCGACAACCCGCTCGGGGGCCAGACGAGGTTCCTCGGCGTCTCCGGGCTGACCTACTCGTGGAGCGCCTCGGCGCCGGCCGGTGCGCACGTCTCCGACATCCGCGTGGGCGGCGTGCCGATCGACCCGGCCGGCACGTACCGAGTGGCGGGCAACAACTTCCTGCTCGAGGGCGGCGACAACTTCAAGGCCTTCAAGCTCGGGACGGACCCGCTGTACGGCGGGATCGACATCGACGCCTTCGCGGCGTACCTCTCGGCGCACTCGCCGGTCGCCGCGCCGGCGCTCGACCGGGTGACCCGCCTGCCCTAG